Below is a window of Leucobacter chromiiresistens DNA.
CCCATGAAGGCGATGAGATTGGTCCATGCGCCGAAGCGCAGCCCCGTGCGCATCTCGTCGAGGTACTGACCGCGGCGCAGGTGCCAGGCGGCCGTCGAGACGACGACGACCCCGGCGAACATCACCGCGGCGAAGATGGTGTGCGGGAACTGCGTCACCGCGACCGGGTTCGTGAGCACCGCGCCGATGCTCTCGAGCTCGGCGCGACCGCGCTCCTCGTTGATGGTGAAGCCGTCGGGGTTCTGCATGAAGGCGTTCGCCGCGAGGATGAAGTAGGCGGAGGCCACGGTGCCGAGCCACACGGACCAGATGGTCATCAGGTGGATCTTCTTCGGCAGCTTGTCCCACCCGAAGATCCACAGGCCGATGAAGGTCGCCTCGAAGAAGAACGCGATGAGGCCCTCCATCGCGAGCGGCGCGCCGAAGATGTCGCCGACGAAGCGGGAGTAATTCGACCAGTTCATGCCGAACTGGAACTCCTGCACGATGCCGGTGACGACGCCCATGGCGAAGTTGATGAGGAAGATCTTGCCGAAGAGGCGCGTGAGCCGCAGGTACTTGACCTTGCCGGTCTTCACCCATGCGGTCTGCAGAATGGCGACGAGCAGGCACATGCCGATCGTCAGCGGGACGAAGATGAAGTGGTACAGCGTCGTCAGGCCGAACTGCCACCGCGATAACGTCAGAGGATCGAAGAACTCGTTCATGTACTGCTCCCGAACGAAGGTCGCGCGCCCCACCGAGGGTGCACTCCCTTAGTGAGATCCGCCACGAGATGTCATTCTCGCCGGAGCCATCGGCTGGATGCCGACTGGCTCAATTTTAGCGTTTCTGTGAATCTCCTGCGAATGCGCTTCGGCTTCGAGCCATATTTCACTCGACGCCGAACGGAATATCTCTCGACGTCGAGCGGTCGACCGGCGGGCCCGGCTGAGGGTCGGCCCCGCCGCCGTCGTTACACTCGGGAGCGTGACCGACTTCCTGAGCGCAGTGATCGAGTGGCTCCGCGACCTGGACCCGGTGCTGCGCACCCTGCTCGCGGGCGTCGGCATGATGCTCGAGACCTCCATCTTCGTCGGGCTCGTCGTGCCCGGCGACACCATCGCCCTCGTCTCCGCGATCGGAGTGACCTCGTCCACCGAGTTCGTCTGGCTCGTGATCGCCCTGGTGCTCGGGGCCATCGCGGGCGAGAGCCTCGGCTTCCTCCTCGGCCGCTGGGCCGGCCCGCGCATCCGCGCGAGCCGCGCCGGGAGACGGCTCGGAGAGCGCAACTGGCGGATCGCCGAGCACTACCTCGGGGAGCGCGGCGGGATCGCGGTGTTCCTCTCCCGATTCCTGCCGGTGCTGCACTCGCTGGTTCCGCTCACCGCGGGGATGGCGGGCATGCGGTACCTGCGATTCCTCGGCTGGACGGCATCGGCGAGCGTGGTGTGGGCGCTGATCGTCGTCACCCTCGGGTTCGGCGCCGCCGCCGGGTTCGATCGACTGGCCGATCGCGTGAAGGGCGCCGGGTTCGTGTTCGCCGGGTTCGCGGCGCTCGTCGCGCTCTCGATCTGGGGGGCGAAGAAGTGGTTCCTGCGCCGCGAGCAGCGCCATCTCGACCTGGCGGCAACCAGTGCATCGCCTGAGGATCCGCACCCGCCGACGCCCTAGACTGGGCGGGTGACTTCGCCGCCTCAGCCAGACCCCCGACCCCGCTTCGCGGCTCGACTGGAGGATTGGCTGCACAGCCGCCGAGCGCGGCGGGCGATCGCGCACGGCAAGAAGCCCTCCGTCATCCCCTACATCGGGTACGGCACGACCGAGTGGATGCGGGTGCTGGGCCGCGTGCTCTACCTGCGCCCCGAGAGTCGCGAGCACACGCGGTTCCGGCCCGACGTGGCCGAGGTGTCCCGCGTGCGCGGGTGGCGCACCTTCACCAGCCTCTCCGTTCCCCATCAGACCGTGCGCGTGCTCATCGACGGCGAGCCGGTCACCGAGGTGACCGCGGATCGCGGCGGCGTGATCGACGCCATGGTGCCCGTGCAGCTCGAGCCGGGGTGGCACACCGTCACGCTGCAGGCCGGCGACAGCGAAGCGGCGGACGCCCCCGTGAACATCGTCGACCCCGAGGTGGAGTTCGGCGTCATCTCCGACATCGACGACACGATCCTGCTCACCGCCCTCCCCCGGCCGTTCGTCGCGGCCTGGAACAGCTTCGTGCTCGACGAGCACGCGCGCTCCGCCACCCCGGGCATGGCCGTGATGCTCGACCACCTCATGGCGGAGCACCCCGGCTCCCCCGTGATCTACCTCTCGACGGGGGCCTGGAACGCCGCCCCCGCCCTCAGCCGCTTCCTCGCCCGCAACCTCTACCCGATGGGGCCGCTGCTGCTCACCGACTGGGGCCCGACCCACGATCGGTGGTTCCGGAGCGGGCGGGATCACAAGCGACGCGAGCTGCGCCGCATCGTGCAGGAGTTCCCGGGGGTCCGCTGGATCCTCATCGGCGACGACGGCCAGCACGACGAGGCGCTGTACCACGAGTTCGCGACGGTCCACCCCGAGAACGTCGCCGCCGTGCTCATCCGCCAGCTCTCCATCGGAGAGGCGGTGCTGGCCGGCGGCCGCTCGAAGGCGCGCCTGCACCGGAGCACGAGCGGCGTGCCCTGGGTGTACGGCCCCGACGGCGCCACGCTGCGCGAGGAGCTGCGCAAGCTGGGACTGCTGTGACCGGTCCGGTCACCCGGCCGTGGCGCCGGTTCGAGCGCGACCTCACGGGCCGCTTCACCGTGTCGGTGCGCCCCGCCTGGTGGCAGCTCGCCAAGGGAGCGGCCGCGGCGATCCTGACGTGGTTCATCTGCCTCGCGATCTTCCCCGCGCAGCTGCCCATCTTCGGCGCGATCGCGGCGCTGATCGTGATGCAGGACAATGTCGACCAGTCGCTCACCCGCGGCATCGAGCGGGTCGTGGGCGTGCTCGTGGGCGTGGGCGTCGCGATCGGGGCCGGGGCGCTCTTCGGCCCGCAGTCCTGGCTCTTCATCGCGGCCATCATCGTCGCGATGGGCGTGGGGTGGCTGCTGCGCATGACCCCGTCGGCCGCGAACCAGGTCGCGATCAGCGCGCTCCTGATGATCGCGCTCGGAGGTCTGCAACTGCACTACGGGGCCGAGCGACTCATCGAGACCGCGATCGGCGCGGCCATCGGTGTGCTGCTGAATGCTCTGATCGTGGCGCCGGTGCGCACCTCCTCGGTGCACCTCGCGATCGTCGACCTCACCGAGCACTCGGCGGAGGTGCTGCGCCGCATCGCCGACGCCCTCGACGAGCCCCGCGATCGGCCGTGGCTCGCGGAGATGCTCGCCGACGCCCGGGGGCTGCAAGACGAGCGCACCCGGGTGCATGCGCTGCTGCGCGAGGCCCGCGAGAGCCTCCGCTTCAACCCGCGCAGCCGGCGCTACCGCGAGGGGCTCGCCGACGACGACGCGCAGTTCCAGCGCCTGCAGCGCATCGTCACGCAGATCATCGGCATGGCGCGGGCGCTCGCGGACCTCTACGACCCCGAGCTGACCGAGGATCCGTTCGTGATCGGCATGGCCGAGGAGATGCGCCGTGCGGCGCACGATCTCGAACTCCTCGTGCCGGCCGATCCCGGTGCCGAGGCGGCGCCGGAGCCGCTCGCGCTGACCACGCCCCTCACCATTCCCCGGCCGAACGAGCGGCACTGGGTGCTCATCGGGTCGCTCATGGAGGATCTGCGCCGCGTGCGCGGCCGCATCACCGGTGAGCTCGACTGATACGGCGAACCGCCGCCCCGCGGACGCGGGACGGCGGTTTCGCATGATCGGCGCGCGGGCTACTGCTGCAGCGCTGCCTGCACGTCGAGCGTGATCGTCACGTCGGAGCCGAGCAGCAGGCCGCCCTTCTCGAGCGGAGCGTTCCACGTCAGGCCGAAGTCCTCGCGCTTGACCTGCGTCGTCGCGGTGAAGCCGGCCTTGTAGTTGCCGTAGGCGTCCTCGCCGAATCCGCCGAACTCGAAGTCGAACGTGACGGGCTTCGTGACACCGCGGAGCGTGAGGTCGCCGTCGACGAAGAAGGAGCCGTTCTCCTCGCGCACGCCGGTCGACACGAAGGTGAGCTTCGGGAACTCGTCGGCGGCGAAGAAGTCGCCCGTGGCGAGGTGGCCGTCGCGGTTCTTCTCGTTCGTGTTCACCGAGGCGACGTCGGCGCTCGCCGTGACGCTCGACTCGAGCGGGTTCTCAGCCGTCGTGAAGGTCGCTTCGAAGCTCTCGAACTTGCCCTTGACCTTGCTGATGGCCAGGTGGCGAACCGAGAAGCCGACCTCGGAGTGCGTGGGGTCGATGGTCCAGGTTCCGACGCGGTACCCGGGGATCTGCTCTGCAGTGATGGACATATCGTGCCTTTCGTGTAGCGGTGCTGGGTCTGCTGAGCACAACTATTACATGCAAACGAATATTCCCGGGCCGCGAAAAAACTTTCGGCGCCCCTAGCGCGGTCGTCGCTTCGCACTCTCGCGGGCGCGGTGCACCGCCTCATGCGTCTCGGCGACCGGATCGAACGAGCCGTATCGGCGCCGAGCCGCCTCCCCGATGAGGAAATCGCTGATCGCCGGATTCTTCGGAAGCAGCGACCCGTGCAGATAGCTGCCGATGACGTTCGCCGTGCGCGCGCCCTCGACTCCCGCGTCGGGGGCGTTGCCCGCGCCCTGCACCACCCGCCCGAGCGGCGCCGACCCCGGCCCGAGGCGCGTGCTGCCGCTGTGGTTCTCGTACCCGATCACCTCGCCGAACGCGTCGGTGTCGAGCACCACATTGCCGATCATCCGCTCCGTGCCGCCGAGCGTCTCGACGTCGAGCACCCCGATGCCGGTGAGCTCGTCGCCCGCGTGCGTGACGAAGCGGTGGCCGAACAGCTGGTAGAGCCCGCAGATCATCAGCATGGGCACGCCGTCCACGGCGAGCGCGCGGATGCCGTCGGCCCGCTGCGCGAGGTCGAGCGCGACGCGGCCCTGACCCGAATCCTGCCCGCCGCCGCCGATCACGATGTCGACGGTCTCGGGCAGCGCGTCGCCGGGGTTCACGTCGACGATGCGCGGCGTGAAGCCGTGCGCCGCCGTACGGCGGGCCAGGGAGAGCACGTTGCCGCGGTCGCCGTAGATGTTCATGTCTCGCGGGTAGAGCGAGACGATGACGAGTTCGCGCTCGATGTCGTTCACCAGACGTCCTCCACATCGGTCAGGTCCGCGAGCGCCCGCCTCAGCTCGAGCATCGCGGTGTAGGTGCAGTAGATGCGCCGCGGGCGGCCGACGGTCCGCTCGCGGAACGCGGTGAGCGCGCGCCGCAGGTCCTCCTCGACGTGCCCGACGGCGACGTCGTCGTGCTCGAGGCGGAGCGCCATGTCCCAGGCGCGCGTGCCCGCGACGGTGTCGACGCCCGCCGCGGAGAGCGACGTGAAATCGACGTCCCAGAGCCACGACATGTCGCGCCCGTCGGCGTACTGGTCGTTGATGGCGATCATGGCTGCGACGCCGTCGGCCGTGAACGAGGCGAGCCCGAGCCGGAAGCCGGCCGGGTTCTTCACCAGCACGAGTTCGAGCGGCTCGCCGTCGAGCACCAGTTGCTCCCCCCGCCCGAACGCTGGGCGGATGCCGGCGAGCGCCTCGATGAGCTCGGCGTTCGTCGCGGCCGCGCGCGCCGCGCCGCCGTCCGCCGCGAGCGGACCGGCCTCGAGGATCTGGCGCACGAGCGCGAGCGCCGCGGCGGCGTTGAACGTGTTGTAGAGCCCCTCGAGCTTCAACGAGGTGCGGTGCTCCTCGCCGTCGATGCCGAACCGCGCCTCGTGGTCGCCGATCTCGAGCAGCATCACATCGGCGGCGGGCCGCACGTCGCGCGGCTCCTCCCCGGCCTCCACCGTCACGCCGGGTTCGGCTGAGAGATGGAAGTCGTCGTCGCTCGGGAACGTCGCGAGCAGGGCGTTCGACAGACCGAACTCCCGCACGTCGACCCGGTCGCCGGCGCGGGCGCGCGTCAGCTCGCCGATCGCGGCGATCAGCCGGTCCTCCCGGTTCACGACGAGCCCCTCGGTCGTCGCGTCGGCGATGCGCTGCAGCAGCTTCGCCGTGGTGTCGATCTCGCCGAAGCGGTCGAGCTGGTCGCGGAGCACGTTCAGCAGCAGCGTGAAGCGCGGCGGCACGCGGTCGATGAAGTACATCGCGTGCGCCTCGTCGAGTTCGAGCACGGCGATATCGGCGTCGAGGCGGCCGCGCACGTCGCTCTCCTGGATCGCCGCGGCGACGACTCCGCGGGAGAAGTTGGATCCGGTGCGGTTGGTGAAGACCCGCAGGCCCCGAGCCTCGAGCAGCTCGACGACCATCTTCGTGGTGGTCGTCTTGCCGTTCGTTCCGCTGACGGCGACCACGCCGTAGGGCAACCGCCCCAGCACGCGCCCGAGGAACCCGGGGTCGAGCTTCTCGATGACGAGACCGGGCAGGGCTGAGCCGCCGCCGCGGAGCCGGGCGACCTGGCGCACCGTCTTGCCGACGACGGCCGAAAGCACATCACGCATGCGTCCAGCCTAGAGGCAGCGCCCGGCGCCGCCGAACGCGCACGCCGGGGCAGCCGCCTCCCGTCACTCGGCGGCGTGCCGCCCCGGAGGCCGGCCCCGGAGCTCCCGGGTGAGCAGCTCTGGCCGTACGCGGCCCGTCCGCTCGATGCGCTGCTCGCGGCGCCACGCGTCGATCGCCGCGTGGTTGCCGCTCAGCAGCACGTCGGGGATCGCGCGCTCGCGCCAGTTGGCGGGCTTCGTGAAGCTCGGGTACTCGAGCAGCCCATCCGCTTCGTGAGACTCCTCGACGAGGCTCTCCGGGTTGCCCACCACGCCGGGCACGAGCCTTCCGATCGCCTCGATCATCGCGATCGCGGCGACCTCTCCCCCGTTGAGCACGTAGTCGCCGATGCTGACGAGCCGCACGCGCCCCCGGCTCGCGTACTCGTCGAACACGCGCTGGTCGATGCCCTCGTAACGGCCGCAGCCGAACACGAGGTGGCGCTCGTCTGCGAGCTCGCGGGCCATCGCCTGCGTGAAGACCTCGCCGGCCGGCGACGGGAAGATGATGAGCGGCTCGGCGCCCGCCTCGGCGTCGCCCAGGATGCCGTCGAGCGCCTCGCCCCACGGCTCCGGCTTCATCACCATGCCGGCTCCGCCGCCCGCGGGCGTGTCGTCGACGGTGCGGTGCTTGTCGTGCGCCGAGTCGCGCAGGTCGTGCACGTGCACGTCGATGAGTCGGCGCTGGCGCGCCTTGCCGAGCAGCGAGAGCTCGAGTGCGTCGAAGTAGCCGGGGAAGATCGAGACGACGTCGATCCTCATGCCGACGGCCCCGTCGCGCCGCCCGGCTCCGGTTCGGCCGTGTCGTCGTGCTCCGAACCGCGATCCCCATCAGCGCGCGCGGAGCCGTCCGTGCCGTCGGATTCGGCCTCCGACGCGTCGAAGAGACCCGCCGGCGGCGTGACGCGCACGACGCCCGCCTCGATATCGACGCTCGGCACGATGGCGGTGACGAACGGCACGAGCACCGGGCCGGCGTCGGTCGTGACCACCAGCAGATCCTGCGCCGGGAGGTGCTGCACCTCGGCGACGACCCCGAGCTTCACGGGCGCCCCTCCGGGTTCGTCGGCGTCGCGCACCACGTCCAGCCCCACGAGCTGGTGGTGGTACCACGCGTCCTCCTCCTCGCCCTCGGCGACGGCCTGCTCGTCGATCCAGAGGATCGCGCGCACGATGCTCTCGGCAGCCGTGCGATCGGCGACCTCGGCGAAGAACGCGACGGGCGACTCGTTGAACCACCGGAGTTCGCGCATCGTGATCGTGCGACCGAACCAGGGCGAGCCCTCTGGCACCTGCAGGTGGAACTCGGCCCCGGGAACGAACCGGAGCTCGGGATTGTCGGTGAAGAGCTCGACCTTGAGGCCGCCCTTCAGCCCGTGCGGTTTCGTGAGGCGCCCGACGCGCAAACTCCCCGCCCCGCTCGCGGGACGGGGAGCGTGCACGCGCCCATTCGGCTCTGCCATCAGGCTTCAGGCTCCGCACCCTCGGCGCCGTCCGTGTCGACGACGTCGACGCGGACGCGCGCGCCGTCGGCGAGCGACAGCACGAGCGTGCGCAGTGACGACGCCGTGCGACCGCCGCGACCGATGACGCGGCCGAGGTCGCTCGGATGCACGCGCACCTCGAGCACGTCGCCGCGGCTCCCGTCGCGGGCATCGACGCGCACCCGCTCAGGGTGATCGACGATGCCGCGAACGAGGTGCGCGAGCGCCTCCGCGAGAGCCTGCTGAGTCACAGGCGTCAGGCCTCGGTCGACTCGTCAGCGGATTCCGCGGCCGGGGCCTCATCTGCTGCAGGGGCGGCCTTCTCGGCCTTGGGGCGCAGCACGGGCTTCTTCGCGGCGTCGGCCTCGAACGGAACCTTCGCCTCGGGGGCGAGGATCTTCGACTCGGTCTCGCCGGTGCCGGTGAACTTGCCCCAGTCGCCCGAGAGCTTGAGGATGGCGGCGACCTGCTCGGTCGGCTGCGCGCCGACGCTCAGCCAGTACTGCGCGCGGTCGGAGTCGACCTCGATGAACGAGGGGTTCTCGGTCGGGTGGTACTTGCCGATCTCCTCGATGACGCGGCCGTCGCGCTTGGTGCGCGAGTCGGCGACGACGATGCGGTAGTAGGGCGCGCGGATCTTGCCGAGGCGCTTGAGACGGATCTTGACAGCCATGATGACTCCTTGAATCGATGAACGACGCCGCGTCTCGTGCCGATTGGCCGGATCGCGGAAGCGTGGGCGCGCGAATTGCGCGAACCCGTCAATACTGCCACACCTGGGGCAGCATTGCAATTTTTGCTGCGACCGGGCTTTTTATCGCATGCCCTTGCCGAGCATCTGCTGCAGCTTCGCGAGATCCTCTTCGCTCGGCTGCCCCGCGCCGCCCGCACCGAGCCCGAAGCCGGTGCCGCTCTGACCGCCGCCGGCCGGCTTCGCGGCGATGCCCGCGGCCTCCTGCGCGCGCTTCGCCGGGTTGCCCGACTGCCGCTTGCCCTTGCCCTTCGCCGGCTGCTGCTTCTTGCGGCCGCCGCCCATTCCGGGCACCGGGCCCATGCCGGGGATCTGCGGCACGCCGCCGCGAGCCACGGTCTTCATCATCTTCGCCGCCTGCTCGAAGCGCTGCACGAGCTGGTTCACGTCGGTGACGGTCATGCCCGAGCCCTTGGCGATGCGCAGCCGTCGCGAACCGTTGAGCAGCTTCGGGTTCTCGCGCTCGGCCTTCGTCATCGACTGGATGATCGCCTCGGTGCGCACGATCTCGCGCTCGTCGAAGTTGTCGAGCTGCGACTGCATCTTGCCCATGCCGGGCAGCATGCCCATCATCTTCTTCAGCGATCCAGCCTTGCGCAGCTGCTGCATCTGCCCGAGGAAGTCGTCGAGGGTGAACGCGTCCTTCGCGATCTTCTCGGCGACCTTGCGCGCCTCCTCCTCGTCGAACGCGGACTGCGCCTGCTCGATGAGGGTGAGGATGTCGCCGAGGTCGAGGATGCGGCTCGCCATGCGGTCGGGGTGGAACGGCTCGAAGTCCTTCAGCCCTTCGCCGGTGGAGGCGAAGAGGATCGGCCGGCCGGTGACGCTGCGGATGGAGAGCGCGGCGCCGCCGCGCGCATCGCCGTCGAGCTTCGTGAGCACGACGCCGGTGAAGTCGACGCCCTCCTGGAAGGCCTGGGCCGTGGCGACGGCGTCCTGGCCGATCATCGCGTCGATGACGAAGAGCACCTCGTCGGGGTCGGTCGCCTTGCGGATGTCGGATGCCTGACGCATGAGCTCGGCGTCGACGCCGAGGCGGCCCGCGGTGTCGATGATGACGAAGTCGTAGTGCTTGGAGCGCGCCTCTGCGACGCCGCGCTTCGCGACCTGCACCGGATCGCCGACGCCGTTGCCCGGCTCGGGCGCGAAGATCTCGGCTCCGGCCTGCTCGGCGACGACGCCGAGCTGCGTCACCGCATTCGGGCGCTGCAGGTCGCAGGCGACGAGCAGCGGGGTGTGCCCTTGGTCGCGGAGCCACTTCGCGAGCTTGCCGGCGAGCGTCGTCTTGCCGGCGCCCTGCAGGCCCGCCAGCATAATGACGGTGGGAGGGTTCTTCGCGAACTGCAGCCGCCGCTGCTCGCCGCCGAGAATGGCGACGAGCTCCTCGTTGACGATCTGCACGACCTGCTGCGCCGGGTTGAGCGCCTGATTCACCTCGTCGCCGAGCGCGCGCTCCCGCACCTTCGCGGTGAACTCCTTGACGACGTCGAGCGCGACGTCGGCCTCGAGCAGGGCGCGACGGATCTCGCGGACCGTGCTGTCGACGTCGGACGCGGAGAGCTTGCCCTTCGACCGGAGGTTCTTGAGGGTGTCGGTCAGTCGCGCCGAGAGGTTTCCGAAAGTAGCCATAGCGGGTTCATTCTAGCCCGCATCGGGCCGGGGCTCGGCCCTCGTGAGCGGATCCTCCGGGAGGGGGCTCACGGGGCCGCATGCCGACCCGAGCGACGTGCGGGGCCGGAGCCGCCTACTCGTAGGTGTAGAACCCGCGGCCGCTCCCCTTGCCGAGGTACCCCTTGTCGATGTACTCGCGCTTCAGGTACTCGGCGAAGGCGCGTGCGCCCGGCTTCTCGCTGTCCTTGTTCAGCATGTAGGGAGTCATCATGCCGATCACGTCGAAGATCTGGAACGGGCCGAGCGGAGCCCCGGTGCCGATGCGCCACGTGCGGTCGATGTCCTCGGGGGTCGCGACGCCGCCCATGAGCAGCCCGCTCGCCGCGTCGAGCAGAGGCACGAGGAGCGAGTTCAGCACGTAGCCCGGCTGCTCCTTGAGCACGCGGATCGGCACCATCCCGATCTCCTCGGCGAACCGGGCCACGGCCTCGAAGGCCTGGGGGTCGGTGCCCGCGTGCCCCATCACTTCTCCGGTGTTGTTCTTCCACACCTCGTTCGCGAAGTGCAGCGCGAGGAACCGCTCGGGGTGGCCCGACGCGGGCGCGATGTCGCTCGGCAGCAGCGTGGAGGAGTTCGTGGCGAAGATCGTCTCGGCGGGCGCGAGCTCGCCGACGCGGCGCCACGTGTCGCGCTTGATCTCGAGATTCTCGGGCACGGCCTCGATCACGAGCTCGGCCTGCGCGAGCGCCTCGCCCAGGTCGGTGGTGGCGCGGATCCGGCCGACCGCCGCGTCGAGCTTCTCGGGGGTCGCGTCGGGCAGGTCGCGCAGGTAGAGCGGCTTCAGGTACGCCCAGCGCTCGGCGAGCTTGCCGATCGCCGCGTCGTCGATGTCGTAGGCGACGACGTCCTTGCCGAAGTAGGCCGCCTGGAAGGCGATCTGGGAGCCGAGTACTCCGGTGCCGAGTACGGTGAGACGCTGCATGATGACCCTTTCTCGATGTGCGGGCCCGGGTGAGGTCCGCTCCATCACCGGTCTACTCCTCCTCGCGCGATCCCGCTGCGGATTACGCGCACGGCGATCAGCCGATGAGCTGCTGGGCGAACACGTGCGGCGTGAAGCCGGTGAGGTCGCCGATGCCCTCGCCCTGCCCGACGAGCTTGACGGGAAGGCCGGTCTTCTCCTGCACGGAGAGCACGAACCCGCCCTTCGCCGATCCGTCGAGCTTCGTGAGCACGAGCCCGGTCACGCCGGCGTGCTGGATGAACGCCTCGGCTTGCGCGAGCCCGTTCTGGCCGGTCGTCGCGTCGAGCACGAGGAGCACCTCGGAGACCGGCGCCTGCTTCTCGATGACGCGCCGCACCTTGCCGAGCTCGTCCATGAGGCCGCCCTTCGTCTGCAGGCGGCCGGCGGTGTCGATGATGGCGATCTCGTACTCGGCGTCGATGGCGCGCTGCACCGTCTGGAACGCCACGGATGCCGGGTCCTGCCCGGCCTGCTGGGGCTTCACGATGTCGACGCCCGCGCGCTCGGCCCACGTCGCGAGCTGCTCGACCGCGGCCGCGCGGAACGTGTCGGCCGCACCGACGAGCACGCGCTTGTCGAACGCGGTCAGGTACTTCGCGAACTTGCCGATCGTCGTCGTCTTGCCGACGCCGTTCACCCCCACCACGAGGATGACCGCCGGCCGCTCCGAGAGGCGGAGCGTCGGATCGTACGCAGCGAGTCGCTCCTCGATGGCGTCGCGGAGCATGCGGCGCATCTCCGCGACCTCCGTGACGCGGTGGCGCTCGACGTCGGCGCGCAGCCCGTCGAGGATCGACTCGGTCACATCGGGGCCGAAATCGGCCGTGATGAGCGCGGTCTCGAGATCGTCCCAGGTCTCCTCGGTGATGAGCTCGGGCCCGCTGAAGAGATTGCGGAATGCTTTCGAGAAAGACCAGGATCGCTCTGCCATGCCCCCAGACTACCGCCGCCCGCGGCCCCTCCTCGGAGCGCGGTGCTCGCGCGAATTCGCATTCCGGCCGCCCCATGCGCACGCGAAGACGGATTGTCGGTATATATTTGGGCGACACTGTTGTCTGGGCGCACCCGACGTCTCGACTGTTCAACGACCAATGGAGGTCCGGTGAACCCGACTCTGCACCGCAGACGAGTGCCCATCAGGGGGATCCTGATGCTGGTGATCGTCGCCCTGCTCGCGATCTTCGCCGCGGCGTTCTCCGCAGCACCGGCCCACGCGGCGGAAGCCTGCGAGCCCGATCCGTCGACCGGCTGCGTGCAGGGCGTGATCAAGCTGAGCAGCGGGGAGCCCGCGCCGGGCATCGCCGTGACGCTCAGCGGCGCGGGGGCCGAGAGCACGACTGAGACGGACGAGGCCGGGCGCTGGGTGTTCAGCGCGACGGAGGCCGGCGCCTACACCGTGGCCGTCGACGAGGAGACGCTGCCCGACGGGCAGTTCTTCAAGTCCGCCGGCGAGCGCGAGGTCGACGTCGAGCTGCAC
It encodes the following:
- a CDS encoding Mur ligase family protein, yielding MRDVLSAVVGKTVRQVARLRGGGSALPGLVIEKLDPGFLGRVLGRLPYGVVAVSGTNGKTTTTKMVVELLEARGLRVFTNRTGSNFSRGVVAAAIQESDVRGRLDADIAVLELDEAHAMYFIDRVPPRFTLLLNVLRDQLDRFGEIDTTAKLLQRIADATTEGLVVNREDRLIAAIGELTRARAGDRVDVREFGLSNALLATFPSDDDFHLSAEPGVTVEAGEEPRDVRPAADVMLLEIGDHEARFGIDGEEHRTSLKLEGLYNTFNAAAALALVRQILEAGPLAADGGAARAAATNAELIEALAGIRPAFGRGEQLVLDGEPLELVLVKNPAGFRLGLASFTADGVAAMIAINDQYADGRDMSWLWDVDFTSLSAAGVDTVAGTRAWDMALRLEHDDVAVGHVEEDLRRALTAFRERTVGRPRRIYCTYTAMLELRRALADLTDVEDVW
- the trmD gene encoding tRNA (guanosine(37)-N1)-methyltransferase TrmD → MRIDVVSIFPGYFDALELSLLGKARQRRLIDVHVHDLRDSAHDKHRTVDDTPAGGGAGMVMKPEPWGEALDGILGDAEAGAEPLIIFPSPAGEVFTQAMARELADERHLVFGCGRYEGIDQRVFDEYASRGRVRLVSIGDYVLNGGEVAAIAMIEAIGRLVPGVVGNPESLVEESHEADGLLEYPSFTKPANWRERAIPDVLLSGNHAAIDAWRREQRIERTGRVRPELLTRELRGRPPGRHAAE
- a CDS encoding App1 family protein, giving the protein MTSPPQPDPRPRFAARLEDWLHSRRARRAIAHGKKPSVIPYIGYGTTEWMRVLGRVLYLRPESREHTRFRPDVAEVSRVRGWRTFTSLSVPHQTVRVLIDGEPVTEVTADRGGVIDAMVPVQLEPGWHTVTLQAGDSEAADAPVNIVDPEVEFGVISDIDDTILLTALPRPFVAAWNSFVLDEHARSATPGMAVMLDHLMAEHPGSPVIYLSTGAWNAAPALSRFLARNLYPMGPLLLTDWGPTHDRWFRSGRDHKRRELRRIVQEFPGVRWILIGDDGQHDEALYHEFATVHPENVAAVLIRQLSIGEAVLAGGRSKARLHRSTSGVPWVYGPDGATLREELRKLGLL
- a CDS encoding RNA-binding protein, with the protein product MTQQALAEALAHLVRGIVDHPERVRVDARDGSRGDVLEVRVHPSDLGRVIGRGGRTASSLRTLVLSLADGARVRVDVVDTDGAEGAEPEA
- a CDS encoding YceI family protein yields the protein MSITAEQIPGYRVGTWTIDPTHSEVGFSVRHLAISKVKGKFESFEATFTTAENPLESSVTASADVASVNTNEKNRDGHLATGDFFAADEFPKLTFVSTGVREENGSFFVDGDLTLRGVTKPVTFDFEFGGFGEDAYGNYKAGFTATTQVKREDFGLTWNAPLEKGGLLLGSDVTITLDVQAALQQ
- a CDS encoding type 1 glutamine amidotransferase, translated to MNDIERELVIVSLYPRDMNIYGDRGNVLSLARRTAAHGFTPRIVDVNPGDALPETVDIVIGGGGQDSGQGRVALDLAQRADGIRALAVDGVPMLMICGLYQLFGHRFVTHAGDELTGIGVLDVETLGGTERMIGNVVLDTDAFGEVIGYENHSGSTRLGPGSAPLGRVVQGAGNAPDAGVEGARTANVIGSYLHGSLLPKNPAISDFLIGEAARRRYGSFDPVAETHEAVHRARESAKRRPR
- a CDS encoding DedA family protein, translating into MTDFLSAVIEWLRDLDPVLRTLLAGVGMMLETSIFVGLVVPGDTIALVSAIGVTSSTEFVWLVIALVLGAIAGESLGFLLGRWAGPRIRASRAGRRLGERNWRIAEHYLGERGGIAVFLSRFLPVLHSLVPLTAGMAGMRYLRFLGWTASASVVWALIVVTLGFGAAAGFDRLADRVKGAGFVFAGFAALVALSIWGAKKWFLRREQRHLDLAATSASPEDPHPPTP
- a CDS encoding FUSC family protein, with the protein product MTGPVTRPWRRFERDLTGRFTVSVRPAWWQLAKGAAAAILTWFICLAIFPAQLPIFGAIAALIVMQDNVDQSLTRGIERVVGVLVGVGVAIGAGALFGPQSWLFIAAIIVAMGVGWLLRMTPSAANQVAISALLMIALGGLQLHYGAERLIETAIGAAIGVLLNALIVAPVRTSSVHLAIVDLTEHSAEVLRRIADALDEPRDRPWLAEMLADARGLQDERTRVHALLREARESLRFNPRSRRYREGLADDDAQFQRLQRIVTQIIGMARALADLYDPELTEDPFVIGMAEEMRRAAHDLELLVPADPGAEAAPEPLALTTPLTIPRPNERHWVLIGSLMEDLRRVRGRITGELD
- the rpsP gene encoding 30S ribosomal protein S16, which encodes MAVKIRLKRLGKIRAPYYRIVVADSRTKRDGRVIEEIGKYHPTENPSFIEVDSDRAQYWLSVGAQPTEQVAAILKLSGDWGKFTGTGETESKILAPEAKVPFEADAAKKPVLRPKAEKAAPAADEAPAAESADESTEA
- the rimM gene encoding ribosome maturation factor RimM (Essential for efficient processing of 16S rRNA), producing the protein MAEPNGRVHAPRPASGAGSLRVGRLTKPHGLKGGLKVELFTDNPELRFVPGAEFHLQVPEGSPWFGRTITMRELRWFNESPVAFFAEVADRTAAESIVRAILWIDEQAVAEGEEEDAWYHHQLVGLDVVRDADEPGGAPVKLGVVAEVQHLPAQDLLVVTTDAGPVLVPFVTAIVPSVDIEAGVVRVTPPAGLFDASEAESDGTDGSARADGDRGSEHDDTAEPEPGGATGPSA